Within the Desulforhopalus sp. genome, the region CACCATTCTGTTTTCTGAGTTCTTCGGGTCCATCACCTTTATCGTCCTGGACTTGATGTCGATGTGCTGCCACCTCAGAGAAGCGATTTCTCCAAATCTCATACCAGTATTGAGGGAAACAAGAGCCATGCGGTAAGTCTGTTCTGAATGTCGTCGGAGTGTTTCTAGCAGAGTACCTGCTTCTTCTACGCTGAGATATCGATTCCGTTTATTATCAATCTTCTTTACAACTTTGGGAAGATCAATACTGAATGACAATGGCTTGCAGAGATCGCGGCGAACACCATAATTGATAGTTCGTTTCAGGAGGGTAATAGCTGTGGATACAGTATGCGGGGCAAGTCTTTTTAGAAGTCTCCTGACAACTCGGTCTATATCCAACTGAATCAGCTCATGCGGTTCTTTCTCGCCAAAACCATTCTGCAGATACAAACGAAATCTGCCATCATCTGCTTTTTCCGGATTCGCGAGCATCTTGCGATACTCTGAATACAACCAGGCGATGTTATGCTTATTGGCAAGCTGTACCGCTTCATCTCGCTTCCCTTGGTTGCTCAACTGCTTGCCCTCAACACGTTGCGCGCGGAGTCCGGCAGCACGTGCAGGGGTCATATCATCGGCATACTGCCTACCGGCTTTCTCTTCGGTGAGCTTGCCGTCATGTCTGTAGCGGATATAATAAATTTTCTCGGTGCCGGTCCTGCCCACTGCTTTTCCTTCGATGAAAAAA harbors:
- a CDS encoding site-specific integrase, which codes for MATKERFKTNYPGVFFIEGKAVGRTGTEKIYYIRYRHDGKLTEEKAGRQYADDMTPARAAGLRAQRVEGKQLSNQGKRDEAVQLANKHNIAWLYSEYRKMLANPEKADDGRFRLYLQNGFGEKEPHELIQLDIDRVVRRLLKRLAPHTVSTAITLLKRTINYGVRRDLCKPLSFSIDLPKVVKKIDNKRNRYLSVEEAGTLLETLRRHSEQTYRMALVSLNTGMRFGEIASLRWQHIDIKSRTIKVMDPKNSENRMVFMTDAIFEMFEGLEKEKPDKLVFPSRVGGIQSDASHSFHRSVDELGLNDGIDDRRLKVVFHTLRHTAASWLVNQGITLPVIAKILGHKTLQMTERYSHVNDESVKKAMATFDQQQTKKDNEETKYKQYS